Part of the Odocoileus virginianus isolate 20LAN1187 ecotype Illinois chromosome 16, Ovbor_1.2, whole genome shotgun sequence genome is shown below.
CTTGCACATCCTTCTGCAGAAGTCTTTGTGGGGAACTAAGGAGACATAGACTAAATTAGGAGGCACTGTGGCTGCTCGTCAGCCTTCATTGCGGCTTCgatttttagagaaaaatttatCATAGTCTCTATAGATGCTGAAAGAACATTtggtaaaatttaaaatctattcCTTATTAAACaatatttggtaaaattttaaatccatCCCTTGTTAAACTCTTAGTGAGTTAAAGATTAGGAAGAAACATCCTAGCCTAGATAAAGGTGTCTCCATCTGAAACCCACAGTCAGTGGCATTCTAAAGAGCCAACCACCACATACATTCCCAGTAAAATCAAGAGATTCACCAAGGCCATGCAGTTACTTAGCTGTGTTCTGGCACTACTAACCCCTGCAGTGTGGCAGATGAGACAGGTGAGCAAAAGTTCCAAAACATCCATCCAGTACAATCCAAGAGGATCAACTCAAGACCTTAATAGAGCATTCTGTATGTCGACTCAAACGATGCATGTTACAGTTCTCTAAAGATTCTCGTTCTCTGCAAATCATCCCATAAATTCAATGTATTCCAGTGAGATTGGATACTTTTTGGAATTTGACAGGTTCCAAAATTgtcaacacctgttggatcatagaaaaagcaagagaattcccaaaaaacatctgcttcattgactacgctaaaacctttgactgtgtggatcacaacaaactgtggaaaattcttaaagagataggaataccacaccaccttacctgcctcctaagaaacctgtatgtaggtcaagaaacaacagttagaaccagacatagaacaatggactggttcaaaaatgggtatatattgttaccctgcttatttaacttatatgcagagtacatcatgcaaaatgctgggctgaatggagcacaagctggaatcaagattaccgggagaaatgtcagtaacctcagatatgcagatgacaccacccttacggcagaaagggaagaggaactaaagagcctcttgacaaatgtgaaagaggagagccagaaaaagctggcttaaaattcagcattcaaaaaactaagatcatggcatccagccccattgcttcatggcaaatagatggggaaacaatggaaacagtgacagactttattttcttgggctccaaaatcactgtggatgatgactgcagccataaaattaaaagatgcttgcttcttggaagaaaagctatgacaaacctagacagcgttttaaaaagaagagacattactttgctgacaaaggtccgtatagtcaaagctatggtttttccagcagtcatttatgaattgtgagagttggaccataaagaaggctaagcgctgaagaattgatgcttttgaactgtgatgttggagaaaacttgagagttccttggacatcagggagatcaaaccagtcaatcctaaaggaaatcaaccctgaatattgtttggaaggactgatgctgaagctccagtactttggccacctgatgcgaagagcttattcattggaaaagaccctaatgctgggaaagattgaaggcaggaggagaaggggatgatagaggttgagatggttgaatggtatcactgattcaatggacatgagtttgagcaagctccgggagatggtgaaggacagggaagcctggtatcctgcattccatggggtcacaaagagtcggatatgacttagcgactgaatgacaacagcGTTCATTTGGAAGAGTAAATGTGTGAGACTACTAAGAAAGTTCTGAATGAGCAGAGGGTGGGTGGGGCAGTCGTGCTGGGTAAAAGGCACTAGATTTCCCAGGGAGCTCTGGGGTGGGATCAGACTGCTGGAATCAAAGGGAGAGCCCAGCATCAGACCCAGGTGTGAGGGACTCAGTACAGGACACAGGAGTATTTAAGTGGGAAAAAGATGGATTATTTAATAAAGACTATGATAACTGCCTATATTAAAACAAGAGCTCTCTACCTCACAGATTCCACAAAAAGTAACTCCAGaggggaaaagacaaaaaattgaaCTCCAGAATTACTGAGGAAAATATAGGATATTTTTGTATTCCAGTGTGGAAAGGTCTTTTCTGAACAGGACAGAAAACTTAAAAGCTATAATAAGGGAGAAGATAAACAGATTTTACCGCCAAAAATATGTGTAAAGTTTGTTTATGATGGAAACCACCAAGATTAAAACACAaatgactgggagaaaatatttgcagcacATTGGTGTGTATGATCACTTCAGGAGAATAACTTGCTTTGAGCTCCTTAGAGCAAGTCATGGGGCTTACTGAGCAGTGGCCAGCTGAATTTTTCTGGGTCACCCAGGGTCATTGCTGCCAGGCCAGGACATGCGGCATCCTGTCTGTGTcacagggaaagaatgaaggttACCAGAGAATGTGACACATTCTCTGTCACACAAAGAATGAAGtgctgagcacagtgcctggtacatttAATATAAGAGCTCAGTAAATATGAGCTGCAATCATGTTCAGTAAGGATGCTAAGCAATTACATTATAGCTGGTGTTATTTACTAGTATAACTTGTAATCCAGTTTTAAGGGAGAACCTGTGAACCCCCTAGGAAATTAGTAAAATAAAGGCTGTTCTCTTTGGAGGTATTAGATGTGCCAGGAACTGAAGTGTTCATTCCTACATACTGGCCTCTTAGAACCCCATAAGGCAGCATTGCTCAAGGTGTGGTCCACAATCACCAGAATTACTCATTGAAAGTCCAGCTGCCTGGCCTGTGCTGGCCGGGGCTGCTCCTTCAGCCGGCACGCTGGAGGGGCGTCTGTGCAGCAGAGCCATGGGTCCCCAAGACATGAtgagaacaagaaataaaacctTCCCCCAGCACACAGGAGGAGAAACAGATTGCTTGGCACAGCCTGTTGAACCAATCTCTGGGAGGAGGGAGCAAAGAATCCACACTTAAAACAAGCTCCCGGGTGAGTCTGCTGCACTTACAATTTGAAAAAGGGTCTACTATTTTAAGGCTAGCAGTAACCCTTTCCCATGGAGCTCTGGCCCTCAGGCCTCATAATTCTGAGGGTTACACCAAAACCAGAACCAGATCCCTAATGTATACTTGAAGTGTTTGCAGTTCAGGAAGGTGGATTACTTGTGCTTGGTTGAAATTTTCTTAATATACTTTTCAGCTTCCATTTCTTAAAGGATACTAAATTTTACACATACTTTGATCCCATTTGTTTAAAGTATTACTGCTGTATGGACTCATAACTGTACCAACTTCGTTCTGACAGATTTCCCTTTATGGTATGTGGTAGAAAAAAATGATGCCTCTTTTGCCCTTTGTAGAAGAATGCACATTTCCAGTtcagaaatacttaaaatatgtatgtaagtAATCCAGTTTATAAAATGTGATGTTGAGAATACAACATCCTTGTTAGAAACCATGGGATTAAGAGTTGGTCTCTTTCCTAGGTTAGATCAAtacctggactttcctggtggtccagtggttaaaacttgtgcttccactgcagggggtgcaggtttgatccctggtcagggagctaagatcccgtgtgccatgTAGCacgatggggaaaaaaaagatcaatgcCTGGAATTAAGAATGTAAGTGCAATAACCTATAATTATACTCTGGAATTGGAAAGAACTTAGAGATCATTGTGTCAATATAATTTGATAACCTAATGTGTAACTTCTAATTAATATTTCtcagtgtttaattttaaaaaaaaatcaaccagggACCTTAGGAGTAAGGGAGAATTTGGGAGGAAAGAGGCCCTGGGGGCAGATACCGTTTGCCCATGAGCGAGTGCCTGCTTTCAATGCAGGATCCTCTGTTAAGGAATATGGAATTTCTCTTCAATTACAAACACATATGGTGTTCCAGAAAGGCATGTAGAGCTCATTTAGTCCAAccctctcattttacaaataagctGAGACCCACAAAGGTTACATGAACTCCCCCATGTCAGTGGCAGAGCCAATTTAGCGTTCTTTCCACTATACAATATCGATACCAGGCTATTACACAGGCTATTACACGAATCCATTTTCAGTGAAAtgaaacacataaaaaaaaaacaaaccacacacacacacagagccaggaCATGAGAGAAACAACTTCAACCACTGGCAATGGATAGGATTCTATTCTCTGCAACTCTCTACCCATGGAGAACCATTTTGTGTCCAGGAAGAACGGAGGACTATGTGGCCAGCTGGAACCATGAAGAGAACAGCTGACTTACTGGGCCCCCCCTGTGCAGGGTGGGCAGGCCACACTGCACTCTGATTCAGCTTGCCTAGGGGATGAGTATAACCTGTGTGGAGAGAGTGACATCCTTACCCTGAAATTGACCTGTGTACCACACTGTCACCATGTTTAACTAATGATGTTCATGCACTCAGAGGAAGGAAATCATAGTGTGAGTGGTAGGAATGAGGCTTCCCATCCAAAAGAGATTTTTGAACtaaatttttgcttttccctAACAAAAAAATGTGTACAAAGAACAAACACTTCAAGGAGCAATtcttacagggggaaaaaaaaaaaaccatgacaGACTAGATCCTTCACATCAAACCTCAATTTTACTTAGGGTCAGAGGGAAATTGATCTTTAACAGTTGCCAGGACCAAGTGATTCTGCAAAGAGTGTCCATCCATTTTTGGCTCCTGACTTAGacattgctcagttcagttcagtcatatccgaccctttgcgaccccatgaattgcagcacaccaggcctccctgtccatcaccaactcccaaagtctactcaaactcatgtccatcgagtcggtgatgccatccagccatctcatcctctgtcatccccttctcctcctggccccaatccctcccagcatcagggtcttttccaacgagtcaactcttcacatgaggtggccaaagtattggagtttcagcttcagcatcagtccttccaatgaacacccaggactgatctcctttaggatggactggttggatctccttgcagtccaagagactctcaagagtcttctccaacaccacagttcaaaagcatcaatttttcaacactccgctttcttcacagtccaactctcacatccatacatgaccactggaaaaacatagccttgactagacggacctttgttgacaaagtaatgtctctgctttttaatatgctatctaggttggtcatgaccttccttccaaggagcaagcatcttttaatttcatggctgcaatcaccatctgctagACATTGCTAGTTGAGAACAAACCTGAACTGAAAGAACTCTGAAATTAGGAGTAGGcatgggaaacagtgagagacttttattttttggggctccaaaatcactgcagattctgactgcagccatgaaattaaaagacgcttgctccttggaaggaaagttatgaccaacctagactgcatattaaaaagcagagacattacttggccaacaaaggttcatatagtcaaagttatggtttttccagtagtcctgtatgaatgtgagagaccataaagaaggctgagcgccaaagaattgatgctttccaacagtgttgttggagaagactcttgagagtcccttggactgcaaggagatcaaaccagtcaatcctaaaggaaatcaatcctgaatattcattggaaggattgatgttgaaggtgaagctccaatactttggccacctgatgcaaagagctgactcattgaaaaagacccttattctaggaaagattgaagggaggaggagaaggggatgacagagggtgagatggttggatggcatcatcaactcaatgaacatgagtttgagcaagctctgggagatggtgaaggacagggaagcctggcatgctgcagtccatggggttgcaaaggcaTCTGAggctaagcgactgaacaacaatgaggcACAGGAAGCCTGTGTGGGGGTGGGAATGAGGCTTCCTTGGCATTTGGAACATGACAGGGTTGAAGATGGAAGACATAGCATTCAGCATGGAGGCCTGCGAAGCTCACTGATGGAGGAAAAACAGGTTTCCTTTGTCAGAATGCCTGGGGAAGTGCATTCAAACTGAATGAGTAGACACTTGTCCTGTTGCCCCCTCAACTAGTGCCTCAGAATGCtaaataagatattaaaaatgtaaaagcataGTCATACTCAAAAGGAAATCTCCTTTGACTAAGAAAGGAGAGAACAACTACCACCATGAGAGAAGATGAGGCCGTGCAGATCTGGAGAAATGGCGTCCAGTTAAAGACAGATCCTCGGAGGGGCCAGGAATCTCTGTTGACCTAATTCTAGGCCAGAAgcaaaattgttttttgttttggccatgctgcaaggCTTATGGGAtttttagttccccaatcaggggattcaacccaggcccttggcagtgagagcacagaatcttaaccactggactgcttgGAAAGTCCCCAGACATATTCCCAGCCCAACAAAAGCCAAAGTAAGCATACAAGTAAATTGTGAAGCCCTCTATCATCAGAGATTTAAGGTAGTAGTGTATTAACATTAATTTCCTGATGTCAATGGTTGTACTTTGGTTTATATAGACTGTTTTTGCTTGCATTGGGTGCTTGTTGCTGCtcgaaggctttctctagttgtggcaagcaggggctactgtttgttgtagtgtgcaggcttctcattgtggtggtggCTTCGCTtatggaacacaggctctaggcacgcacaggcttcagtagatgCAGTGTGTGGGCCCTAGGGTGTGGAGATAGTCGTTGCtccacatgggcttagttgcgcCACACCTTGTGGAATCATCCTGGATCATGGATCAAACCCCATGATACACCCTGCcttgacaggcagactctttaccactgagccaccagggaagtcctagcgtGGTTGGAGTTAATCTCAATTGTGGTCAATCTTGTTTGGTTAAAAAGGCCCACAGTGGCAAAAAGAGGGATTCTGGTCTTGATTTTGACACTACTCTGTTTAATCATTAATGGTattctcacctctctgagcttcatatttcatctttgtaaaatgagaacaataatCCCTACCTTGCCTATCTCATCCAGTTATTACAAAGAACAATTAGGAAACACATGTGAAAAGAAAACATCAATCATCTTGTGACCACGAAGTGGCATTTGACCTAACAACCCTCCTCACCCCCGCAAGTGTTACCTGTTTAGAGTGGGCTAATAACCCtcatccaaccagcccatcctaaaggagatcagtcctgggtgttcattagaaggactgatgctgaagctgaaactccaatactttggccacctcatgtgaagagttgactcgttggaaaagaccctgatgctgggagggattgggggcaggaggagaaggggatgacagaggatgagatggctggatggcatcactgactcaatgggcatgagtttgagtaaactccgggagttggtgatggacagggaggcctggcgtgctgcgattcatggggttgcagagtcggacacaactgagcaactgaactgaactgaactaaataaccCTCAGCTGCTCAGCAGTGATCAACAACACTTCACTTGATCCCTTCAGGTGGATGCCTCGAAAAGCTCTGCCCCTTCTCCCAGACCCTGATGGGTTCTAAGGGTTGGTCAGTTCCCAGGCCACTTCCTGGGGCACCTGGAAGTTCCTGTTGCTTAGTAACGAAAGGAATCAGAGATGGGATGATGGTGAGACAGGGTGGGGTGCCAACCGCAGCAGGTTTCCGTGGCAACCTGGGGTATGAGGGACCCTCCCCCCCTCACAGGCCCCATCATGTTGTTGCTGGGGACTCTGCTGAGCAGACCTGCCAGTAAGCAGGGTGGCACTTCTTTCCAATACATATGTCAATATGTACGTCAACTTCTTTCCCACCCGACTTCCTCAGTGAGGAAGCCTACCAATTTCTGAGCATCTATGTGTCAGGCATGTCACCTAGCTCAACCCTGATAGTTACACAACCTATCCCACTGATAAGGAAACCAAGCTCCGAGGGGTTCAGGCCCTCAACCTGAGGGACCTGTCCCAGAGGGTACACAGTTGGAACCCTGCCCTACTGAAGGGCAGATATCTCCTCCCGACACACACACATCGGTTCCCCACTggggaggctggaggaggagcagcAGCAACTCAAAGCTTTatccaaatgttttattttgcataatgATTTTCAGACCAGCATTTATAGATAAGCCTAAGTCCCTGAGGGGCCAGAGATCCCACCGTGCAAAACAACAAACAGATCCAAGGCCTGAAGAGGGGCAGTGAATGCATTAGAAATGGATGGGGCGCATCATCCCACAACCTGGGGCTCAGCTTAGTTGGTAGATCTTCAGAGTCAGAAAAGACACGTTGTCTTTTCTGTGGTCTCTAATATCTGTGCTGAGCAAACCAGGGAGGGAGCCTGGGAAGCATGGAAAGGCTGGAGTATGCATCTTCTCTAGCCTGGGCAAGGATGGCTCCAAGCACCGCTCAGAGTGTCAGCCCCCGCTCCTTAAACAGCTGCCTTAGGGCCTCTTCCAGCTGCCGGTTTGTTCCCTGGAGCCCCTTCACCACCTGTGCTGCCCACTCGAAGTATTCCTGGACTCGGTGTTCAGACCATCCTGCGTAAGAGTGGACAGAAAACAGCTCGTGTTGATGTCCAGGAGTGCCCTGGATTTTGCCCACTTCCTGAGGGGCTTGGCGCGGGGCCATGAGTTCCTGATGGAAGGATGTGTGCTGAAAACTTCCCCTTGGCCCAGCTTCTGTATTTCTACCGTATGAAAGATCAGAAGGGTCTAGTAGGATTAGTTTAGGGAATTAACAAGAACACTTGGGCTTTTATTCCAGGGGAACTGACCAACCTGTGCCTTCAGAAGATGGATACCCCTCCTTTTTCCCTCAGAGCAGGTGGGGGAGAGCGTACCCTCTGGGGTGCAGCGATTCAGGTCCCTCAGATTGTACAGCTTATCTGCCAGCTTCACCAGTTTAGCTCCGGGGCTGCTCTGGGGTGCCTGCTCCACCTGCAGCCGCTTTCTCTCCAGCTTGGGCAGAGTCTTGTCATCTGTCACCTCCTCCACCAGGCGCCGCACTTGGTCTCCAAAGTGCAGCTCCACCTCATCCAGGGTGGTGTCTGTGTCCTCCACTGTGTCATGGAGCAGGGCTGCCTGCGGACAGGCTCCCACTCAGTCCTGGGACGCCTGCCAAGGGGTGCCCGAAGCTGATTGGGGCCCCTGATCCCCAGCCCAGCCTCGTAGCAGAGGAGGAAAGTTACCTGTAACACCACAATGTCAGTGATCCCCGCCTCGTGGGTCAGGATCCGAGCCACACCTGACGGGGCAAAGCAGGAAATCAGGAGGGGTTCAGGGCGGCGTGATGTGGGTTCGGCAGAGCCAGAGGTGGCCGCCCCTCACTAGCAGGGTGACCGTgggcaagtctttttttttttttttggatgtccACTGTACACAGGGAACAGCCATGCCGACCGCCCCAGGTCGCTGTGAGTCTTAAACACgaactgtgcctggcacaaagcTTGGTACCAACTAGGTGCCCGAGGAGTTGCGCGCCCTCCGCGTTCCCTTCCCTGTCCCCAACCCCTGGAGGCTACAGCCGTGGCTCCCCCGGCGGCGCGCCCACCGATAGGGTGGTTGATGTAGGGGGTCCCTTCGGGGTCCTTCCGCCGCTGCCGTTGGTGCTTGCGGGCCGCGAAGTCAGCAGCCTCCAGCAGCTGGGCCACCTCGGAGCCCATCGCGTAGGTGGGGCGGGTACCTTAGGTCCCAAGCTCCCGGGGAGCGTGGGCCCAGCGCCCACAGCGCCCCCTGGCGCTGCGGAGGCCCGGGAGATGGTGGAGTCTGGTCTGGATGCGTTCTTCCGGGTCTGATGGGTGGGCCTTGGGTGTGGGAAGCTGCTGCCTGTATACAGCATCGCAGCTGCTAGTTAAGTGTGCTTTGCCGAGGGTGCAAGAAGAATATGGCCTGGCT
Proteins encoded:
- the HDDC3 gene encoding guanosine-3',5'-bis(diphosphate) 3'-pyrophosphohydrolase MESH1 isoform X2; translated protein: MGSEVAQLLEAADFAARKHQRQRRKDPEGTPYINHPIGVARILTHEAGITDIVVLQAALLHDTVEDTDTTLDEVELHFGDQVRRLVEEVTDDKTLPKLERKRLQVEQAPQSSPGAKLVKLADKLYNLRDLNRCTPEGWSEHRVQEYFEWAAQVVKGLQGTNRQLEEALRQLFKERGLTL
- the HDDC3 gene encoding guanosine-3',5'-bis(diphosphate) 3'-pyrophosphohydrolase MESH1 isoform X3 — encoded protein: MGSEVAQLLEAADFAARKHQRQRRKDPEGTPYINHPIGVARILTHEAGITDIVVLQAALLHDTVEDTDTTLDEVELHFGDQVRRLVEEVTDDKTLPKLERKRLQVEQAPQSSPGAKLVKLADKLYNLRDLNRCTPEGTLSPTCSEGKRRGIHLLKAQDGLNTESRNTSSGQHRW
- the HDDC3 gene encoding guanosine-3',5'-bis(diphosphate) 3'-pyrophosphohydrolase MESH1 isoform X1, with protein sequence MGSEVAQLLEAADFAARKHQRQRRKDPEGTPYINHPIGVARILTHEAGITDIVVLQAALLHDTVEDTDTTLDEVELHFGDQVRRLVEEVTDDKTLPKLERKRLQVEQAPQSSPGAKLVKLADKLYNLRDLNRCTPEGTLSPTCSEGKRRGIHLLKAQVHTRGTKVLYLDASSGTGPCQASEALKTHHQLLPLLSMKS